Proteins from one Amycolatopsis endophytica genomic window:
- a CDS encoding alpha/beta hydrolase — MSTSTPYGPPPAFDPEAAAALAVIADQLPPSILPEMVPVMRAGMGARLLSDDELSRDGRITLEDRRLSGDVSVVIGRPTGLSTPAAAIYWIHGGGMVLGTNRVGLDDPLGWALELGLVVVSVEYRLAPEHPHPAPAEDCYAGLVWTSEHADELGIDPSRLVVAGGSAGGGLAAAVALMARDRGGPGLAGQLLVAPMLDDRNESPSTHQMTGLGVWDRTSNETGWTALLGDARGGPDVSPYAAPARATDLSGLPPAFLDVGSAESFRDEDVEYARRIWLAGGSAELHVWPGGFHGFDSFAPQAVISQEAKAARLRWLRRILAE; from the coding sequence ATGAGCACCAGCACCCCGTACGGCCCGCCCCCGGCGTTCGACCCCGAGGCCGCGGCCGCGCTCGCGGTGATCGCCGACCAGCTTCCCCCGTCGATCCTCCCCGAAATGGTCCCGGTGATGCGTGCGGGCATGGGCGCGCGGCTGCTCTCCGACGACGAGCTGAGCCGGGACGGGCGGATCACGCTCGAGGACCGGCGGCTGTCCGGGGACGTGTCCGTGGTGATCGGCCGTCCCACGGGGCTGTCCACGCCCGCCGCGGCGATCTACTGGATCCACGGTGGCGGGATGGTGCTCGGCACCAACCGGGTCGGGCTCGACGACCCGCTCGGCTGGGCGCTGGAGCTGGGGCTCGTCGTGGTGTCGGTCGAGTACCGGCTGGCGCCCGAGCACCCGCATCCGGCGCCCGCCGAGGACTGCTACGCCGGGCTGGTCTGGACGTCCGAGCACGCCGACGAGCTGGGCATCGACCCGTCGCGGCTGGTGGTGGCCGGGGGCAGCGCCGGTGGCGGGCTCGCCGCGGCGGTCGCCCTGATGGCGCGGGACCGGGGCGGACCGGGCCTGGCGGGGCAGCTGCTGGTCGCGCCCATGCTGGACGACCGCAACGAGTCCCCGTCCACGCACCAGATGACAGGGCTCGGCGTGTGGGACCGCACGTCGAACGAAACGGGCTGGACCGCACTGCTCGGCGACGCACGCGGCGGACCGGACGTCTCGCCCTACGCCGCCCCCGCCCGTGCCACCGATTTGTCCGGCCTGCCGCCGGCGTTCCTCGACGTCGGCTCGGCCGAGTCCTTCCGCGACGAGGACGTCGAGTACGCGCGGCGGATCTGGCTCGCCGGTGGCAGCGCCGAGCTGCACGTGTGGCCGGGCGGGTTCCACGGGTTCGACTCGTTCGCCCCACAGGCGGTCATTTCTCAGGAGGCGAAGGCCGCGCGCCTGCGATGGCTGCGCCGGATCCTCGCCGAGTGA